The following proteins come from a genomic window of Mustelus asterias chromosome 1, sMusAst1.hap1.1, whole genome shotgun sequence:
- the LOC144491588 gene encoding transcriptional regulator protein Pur-beta-like, producing the protein MATSEAGTGGLSAAEADIQPAAAAAAAAIIAPPPEEEEEEGEEEEEEEGTVVEEEVVVPRAAEVRERSPAVGPPPLPPQPPLLETQELASKRVDIQNKRFYLDVKQNAKGRFLKIAEVVGAGGRKSRLTVSMPVAAEMRDSLGDFIEHYAQLGLPGGGLRRRRRDDDDEEAAAAAPQPPPPPPPPQPSPAPGQAEAQAQRVLKSEYLVRENRKYYLDLKENQRGRFLRIRQTVSRGPGWGYAGQGPGQSQGQTIALPAQGLIEFRDALARLIEDYGAAPASAPGGGGAGGSGSPRDEAGPPELPAGISVPVDNKRFFFDPGSNRYGVFLRLSEVKPSYRHSITVPYKAWARFGDNFLRYAEEMRAIQERRRDRRAELSREITAADSAEDEEEED; encoded by the coding sequence ATGGCGACCAGTGAGGCCGGTACAGGAGGATTGAGCGCCGCCGAGGCCGACATTCAGCCGGCGGCGGCAGCAGCGGCAGCGGCCATCATCGCGCCTCCAcctgaggaagaggaggaggagggcgaggaggaggaggaagaagaagggACAGtcgtggaggaggaggtggtagTGCCCCGGGCAGCCGAGGTGAGGGAGCGGAGCCCGGCCGTAGGCCCACCGCCCCTGCCGCCCCAGCCGCCGCTGCTGGAGACCCAGGAGCTGGCCTCCAAGCGGGTGGACATCCAGAACAAGCGCTTCTACCTGGACGTCAAGCAGAACGCCAAGGGCCGCTTCCTGAAGATCGccgaggtggtgggagcgggaggCCGCAAGAGCCGCCTGACCGTCTCCATGCCGGTGGCGGCCGAGATGCGCGACTCCCTGGGGGACTTCATCGAGCACTACGCGCAGCTGGGGCTGCCGGGCGGAGGCCTGAGGCGGCGGCGGCGGGACGACGACGACGAGGAGGCGGCGGCAGCGGCGCCACAGCCGCCACCACCACCGCCGCCGCCTCAGCCGAGCCCGGCCCCAGGCCAGGCCGAGGCCCAGGCCCAGCGGGTGCTGAAGAGCGAGTACCTGGTGCGGGAGAACCGCAAGTACTACCTGGACCTGAAGGAGAATCAGCGGGGCCGCTTCCTGCGCATCCGCCAGACCGTCAGCCGAGGCCCCGGCTGGGGCTACGCGGGCCAAGGGCCGGGCCAGAGCCAGGGACAGACCATCGCCCTCCCGGCCCAGGGCCTCATCGAGTTCCGGGACGCCCTGGCCCGACTCATCGAGGATTACGGAGCCGCGCCGGCCTCGGCgccgggcggggggggagctggcGGCTCGGGCTCCCCGCGGGACGAGGCCGGCCCGCCCGAGCTGCCCGCCGGCATCTCGGTGCCCGTCGACAACAAGCGCTTCTTCTTCGACCCCGGCTCCAACCGCTATGGCGTCTTCCTGCGGCTCAGCGAGGTGAAGCCCTCGTACCGCCACTCCATCACCGTGCCCTACAAGGCCTGGGCCCGCTTCGGCGACAACTTCCTCCGGTACGCCGAGGAGATGAGGGCCATCCAGGAAAGGCGGAGGGACAGGCGGGCCGAGCTCAGCCGGGAAATCACCGCCGCAGACAGTGCAGAggatgaagaggaggaggatTGA